The Pantoea phytobeneficialis genome has a segment encoding these proteins:
- a CDS encoding amino acid ABC transporter permease, with protein MIGQLNFAALWPHWPELLAGLWVTIQLTVLATVGGVALGILGAALRSGKPSLAGRIWGIYVELIRNTPFVVQLFFIVFGLPNLGLKLTAGEAALLAMLINLGAYSTEIIRAGIQVTPKGQWEAGRVLGLTRSQTFLRVVLPPSLQRIYPALVSQCIIVMLGSSVVSQVSYEELTFAANLIQSRTFLSFEVYLVTTLIYLALSIAMRQLLLAVGRKWFGAQPS; from the coding sequence ATGATTGGGCAACTTAACTTTGCTGCGCTGTGGCCACACTGGCCGGAGTTACTGGCAGGGCTGTGGGTCACCATCCAACTGACGGTGCTGGCAACGGTGGGTGGCGTCGCGCTGGGTATTCTCGGTGCCGCGCTACGCAGCGGTAAACCCAGCCTGGCGGGGCGCATCTGGGGCATTTACGTCGAGCTGATTCGTAACACGCCCTTTGTGGTGCAGCTGTTTTTTATCGTCTTTGGTTTACCCAATCTTGGTCTGAAACTGACGGCGGGCGAAGCTGCGCTGCTGGCGATGCTGATTAACCTCGGTGCCTACAGCACCGAGATAATTCGTGCCGGTATCCAGGTGACACCAAAGGGGCAATGGGAAGCGGGCCGTGTACTCGGCCTGACCCGCAGCCAGACGTTTTTGCGTGTGGTGCTGCCGCCGTCGTTGCAACGTATTTATCCGGCGCTGGTCAGTCAGTGCATCATCGTGATGCTGGGTTCTTCGGTGGTATCGCAAGTCTCCTATGAGGAACTGACCTTCGCCGCCAACCTGATTCAGTCACGCACCTTTTTGAGTTTTGAAGTCTATCTGGTGACGACGTTGATCTACCTGGCGTTGTCGATTGCCATGCGTCAGCTACTGCTGGCCGTAGGGCGTAAATGGTTTGGAGCGCAGCCATCATGA
- the hpxK gene encoding allantoate amidohydrolase, translating into MSESLMTASEAQLAAARVMARCDALAEISETDDGLMRVYLSPEQMRANQRVGEWMQAAGMTVWQDAVGNICGRYESATPGAPALLLGSHLDTVRNAGRYDGMLGVLTAIETVQWLHDHQQRLPLAVEIVGFGDEEGTRFGITLLGSRGITGSWPESWITHPDGNGITVAQAMQDVGLDAAKILDAARDVNDIAAYLELHIEQGPCLEQDDLALGVVTAINGARRLNCRFTGEAGHAGTVPMTHRKDALAAAAEWMVFIEQTTRELDPQLVATVGTLHCAPGAVNVIPGEVQLSLDVRGPQDEPLERLLSMLLTQAEAIALRRGLTFDADEFYRINATACDARLQQALSHAVETVQGRSLSLPSGAGHDAIAIAERWPVGMLFVRNHRGISHHPAESVQAADVAFGVQAYVQAVCDLARG; encoded by the coding sequence ATGAGTGAAAGCCTGATGACCGCCAGCGAGGCGCAGTTAGCCGCCGCCCGTGTCATGGCGCGTTGCGATGCGCTGGCTGAGATCAGCGAAACCGACGATGGCCTGATGCGTGTCTACCTCTCGCCAGAGCAGATGCGTGCCAATCAGCGTGTCGGCGAGTGGATGCAGGCGGCAGGAATGACGGTGTGGCAGGATGCGGTGGGTAACATTTGTGGCCGCTACGAATCCGCCACCCCAGGCGCACCGGCGTTGCTGCTCGGTTCACATCTCGACACCGTACGTAATGCCGGGCGCTATGACGGTATGCTCGGTGTGCTGACGGCCATTGAAACCGTGCAGTGGCTGCACGATCACCAACAGCGTCTGCCGCTGGCGGTGGAAATCGTTGGCTTTGGCGATGAAGAGGGCACGCGTTTTGGTATCACGCTGCTCGGCAGCCGGGGCATTACCGGAAGCTGGCCGGAAAGCTGGATTACCCATCCTGATGGCAACGGTATCACCGTGGCTCAGGCGATGCAGGATGTCGGTTTAGATGCGGCAAAAATTCTTGACGCCGCGCGTGATGTGAACGATATCGCCGCCTATCTGGAGCTGCATATCGAGCAAGGCCCATGTCTGGAGCAGGACGATCTGGCGCTCGGCGTAGTGACCGCCATCAACGGCGCACGCCGCCTGAACTGCCGCTTTACCGGCGAGGCGGGGCACGCGGGTACGGTGCCGATGACGCACCGTAAAGATGCGTTGGCCGCTGCCGCCGAGTGGATGGTGTTTATTGAGCAGACCACCCGCGAGCTGGACCCGCAGTTGGTGGCGACGGTCGGGACGCTGCACTGCGCGCCCGGCGCGGTGAATGTGATCCCCGGCGAAGTACAACTGTCGCTGGATGTGCGTGGCCCACAGGATGAACCGCTGGAACGTTTGCTGTCGATGCTGCTGACTCAGGCCGAGGCCATCGCCTTACGCCGTGGGCTGACGTTTGACGCCGATGAGTTTTATCGCATCAACGCCACTGCCTGTGATGCGCGTCTGCAACAGGCGCTGAGTCATGCGGTCGAAACGGTGCAGGGGCGCAGCCTGTCTCTGCCCAGCGGGGCAGGGCATGATGCGATTGCCATCGCGGAACGCTGGCCGGTCGGCATGTTGTTTGTGCGCAACCATCGCGGTATCAGCCATCATCCGGCAGAGTCGGTGCAGGCTGCGGATGTGGCGTTCGGCGTGCAGGCTTATGTGCAGGCGGTGTGCGACCTGGCCCGTGGATAA
- the hpxU gene encoding MurR/RpiR family transcriptional regulator HpxU has protein sequence MKQLDERLRSHYPQLSPQEQRIADFVFDHFDDLISYNSAELARLSGVSKATVSRLFKRLGYEKYKDMRDELRTLRQSGMPLTDNRDAVQGNTLLSRHYKQEMANLTQWVNGIDPQQFGEVIQALAQAKRLFIIGMRNAYPVALHLRQQLMQARPQVHVLPQPGQTLGEELVDITPDDVVVVMAFRRRPRIIRPLMQQLQQSNIPVLALCEPQAQGILTLARWQLCAPLDSVSAFDSYASAMSLINLLANALLHEMLSEGRQRIHQIADLYQHLDELEHR, from the coding sequence ATGAAACAGCTAGATGAACGCCTCCGCAGTCACTATCCGCAACTGTCGCCGCAGGAGCAGCGCATTGCCGATTTTGTCTTTGACCATTTTGATGACCTGATCAGCTACAACAGCGCCGAGCTGGCGCGGCTGAGCGGGGTATCAAAAGCCACGGTGAGCCGGCTGTTTAAGCGCCTCGGTTACGAAAAATATAAAGACATGCGCGATGAATTGCGCACGCTGCGCCAGAGTGGCATGCCGTTGACCGACAACCGTGATGCTGTGCAGGGCAACACGCTGCTGTCGCGCCATTATAAGCAGGAGATGGCGAACCTGACGCAGTGGGTCAACGGCATCGACCCGCAGCAATTTGGTGAGGTGATTCAGGCGCTGGCACAGGCAAAACGCTTGTTTATCATTGGTATGCGTAACGCCTATCCGGTAGCGCTGCACCTGCGCCAACAGCTGATGCAGGCCCGTCCTCAGGTCCATGTGCTGCCGCAACCGGGTCAGACGCTGGGTGAGGAGCTGGTGGATATCACCCCTGATGATGTGGTGGTGGTGATGGCATTTCGTCGCCGTCCACGCATTATCCGTCCGTTGATGCAGCAGTTGCAGCAGAGCAACATTCCGGTACTGGCGCTGTGCGAACCCCAGGCGCAGGGCATCCTCACCCTGGCGCGTTGGCAGTTGTGTGCGCCGCTCGACAGCGTCTCCGCCTTCGATAGCTACGCTTCTGCCATGAGTCTGATTAACCTGCTGGCCAATGCGTTGCTGCATGAAATGTTGTCAGAGGGGCGTCAGCGAATTCACCAGATTGCCGACCTTTATCAGCATCTGGATGAGCTGGAACACCGTTAA
- a CDS encoding amidohydrolase — MSALKITVLQETLSWMDGAANLRHFDGVLKGIEGRDLILLPEMFTTGFAMEAAESSLPQEEVVAWLHQHAKASNALIGGSAAIQTEKGTVNRFLLVEPDGTLHQYDKRHLFRMANEHQHYVAGETREVFTWRGWRILPQICYDLRFPVFTRNRNDYDLALFVANWPAPRALHWQSLLMARAIENQAYVAGCNRVGSDGNQHQYSGDSRIISPLGEILAAAEPFARARIDAELSLEELQAYRDRFPAWRDADQFTL, encoded by the coding sequence ATGTCAGCTTTAAAAATTACCGTATTGCAGGAAACCCTGAGCTGGATGGATGGCGCGGCCAATCTGCGTCATTTCGACGGCGTACTGAAGGGAATTGAAGGACGCGATCTGATTCTGCTGCCGGAGATGTTTACCACCGGCTTTGCGATGGAAGCGGCAGAAAGCTCGCTACCGCAGGAAGAGGTCGTCGCATGGTTGCATCAGCACGCCAAAGCCAGCAATGCGTTGATTGGCGGCAGTGCCGCGATTCAGACCGAAAAAGGCACGGTTAACCGTTTCCTGCTGGTTGAGCCGGATGGCACGCTGCATCAATATGACAAGCGTCACCTGTTCCGCATGGCAAATGAACATCAGCATTATGTTGCCGGTGAAACCCGTGAGGTATTCACCTGGCGCGGCTGGCGTATTCTGCCGCAGATTTGTTATGACCTGCGCTTCCCGGTGTTTACCCGCAACCGTAATGATTATGATCTGGCGTTATTCGTCGCCAACTGGCCAGCACCGCGTGCACTGCACTGGCAGTCACTGCTGATGGCAAGGGCGATTGAGAACCAGGCTTATGTGGCGGGTTGCAACCGCGTCGGCAGCGATGGCAATCAACATCAGTACAGCGGCGACAGCCGGATTATTTCACCACTGGGTGAGATTCTGGCGGCGGCCGAGCCGTTTGCCCGTGCGCGTATTGATGCGGAATTGTCGCTGGAGGAGTTGCAGGCGTATCGCGATCGCTTCCCGGCGTGGCGCGATGCGGATCAGTTTACGTTGTAA
- a CDS encoding pyridoxal-phosphate-dependent aminotransferase family protein: MDITQFPQINPPQRLLMGPGPINADPRVLRAMSTQLIGQYDPAMTNYMNEVMALYRGVFRTENRWTMLIDGTSRAGIEAVLLSAIRPGDKVLVPVFGRFGHLLCEIARRCRAEVHTIEVPWGEVFTPDQIEDAIKRIKPRLLLTVQGDTSTTMLQPLAELGAICQKYGVLFYTDATASLGGNALETDAWGLDAVSAGMQKCLGGPSGTSPITLSPQMEAVIRKRKCVEEGIRTAEHQDGDDEMIYSNYFDLGMIMDYWGPERLNHHTEATTALFGARECARLIMQEGLDNGIARHKLHGDALLKGIQGMGLETFGDLQHKMNNVLGVVIPQGVNGDQVRKLVLEDFGIEIGTSFGPLHGKVWRIGTMGYNARKDCVMQTLTALEAVLNHLGFRSTQGAALQAAWDHYGSHA, encoded by the coding sequence ATGGACATCACGCAATTTCCGCAAATCAATCCGCCGCAGCGTCTGCTGATGGGTCCGGGACCGATCAACGCCGATCCGCGCGTGCTGCGCGCCATGTCGACGCAACTGATTGGTCAATACGATCCGGCGATGACGAATTACATGAATGAGGTGATGGCGCTGTATCGTGGCGTATTCCGCACCGAAAACCGCTGGACGATGTTGATCGACGGTACCTCACGCGCCGGGATCGAAGCGGTCCTGCTGTCAGCGATCCGTCCGGGTGACAAAGTGTTGGTGCCGGTGTTTGGTCGTTTTGGTCATTTGCTGTGTGAAATCGCGCGTCGCTGCCGTGCGGAAGTGCACACCATTGAAGTGCCGTGGGGCGAGGTGTTCACACCGGATCAGATCGAAGATGCCATCAAACGTATCAAGCCGCGTCTGCTGCTGACGGTGCAGGGCGACACCTCCACTACCATGCTGCAACCGCTGGCCGAGCTGGGGGCGATTTGTCAGAAATATGGCGTGCTGTTCTACACCGATGCCACCGCCTCATTGGGGGGGAACGCGCTGGAGACTGACGCCTGGGGGCTGGATGCGGTGTCTGCCGGGATGCAGAAATGCCTTGGCGGTCCATCCGGTACCTCGCCGATCACCCTCAGCCCGCAGATGGAAGCGGTGATCCGCAAGCGTAAATGCGTGGAAGAGGGCATCCGCACCGCCGAGCATCAGGACGGCGACGACGAGATGATCTACTCCAACTACTTCGACCTCGGCATGATCATGGATTACTGGGGACCGGAGCGTCTTAATCACCATACCGAAGCCACTACCGCGTTGTTTGGCGCACGCGAGTGCGCGCGCCTGATTATGCAGGAAGGTCTGGATAACGGAATCGCCCGTCATAAGTTGCACGGCGATGCGCTGCTGAAAGGCATTCAGGGGATGGGACTGGAAACCTTCGGCGACCTGCAACATAAAATGAATAACGTGCTTGGCGTGGTGATCCCGCAGGGCGTTAACGGCGATCAGGTGCGTAAGCTGGTGCTGGAAGATTTCGGTATCGAGATTGGCACCTCCTTTGGCCCCCTGCACGGCAAAGTGTGGCGTATCGGCACTATGGGCTATAACGCGCGCAAAGATTGCGTGATGCAAACCCTGACGGCGCTGGAAGCGGTGCTGAATCATCTCGGCTTCCGTTCCACCCAAGGTGCGGCGCTCCAGGCGGCCTGGGATCACTACGGGAGCCACGCATGA
- a CDS encoding transporter substrate-binding domain-containing protein produces MKKVLMAVAGAALMMAQVGSAMADQLQDIQKRGVIRIAVPQDFPPFGSVGTDLQPQGYDIDMAKYLAKEMKLKLQLVPVSSANRVPYLQTDKVDLVISSMGKNAEREKVIDFSRAYAPFFLGVFGPKGEEIKDAAALSGKSIGVTRGAVEDMVLTGIAPKDAEVKRYEDNNTTLSAYLSGQVQFIATGNLVVAAIARQNPAKAPVAQFMLKDSPCFIGLKKDEPALKDKVNALIGQGIKDGTLNKLSEEWLKAPLPANLGA; encoded by the coding sequence ATGAAAAAAGTTTTAATGGCGGTAGCGGGCGCTGCTCTGATGATGGCGCAGGTTGGTAGCGCAATGGCCGATCAGTTGCAGGACATCCAGAAACGCGGCGTGATCCGCATTGCCGTGCCGCAGGACTTCCCGCCGTTCGGTTCTGTCGGCACCGATTTACAGCCGCAGGGCTACGACATCGACATGGCGAAGTACCTCGCCAAAGAGATGAAACTGAAGTTGCAGCTGGTGCCCGTTTCCAGTGCCAACCGTGTGCCTTACCTGCAAACCGACAAAGTCGATCTGGTGATCTCCAGCATGGGGAAAAACGCCGAGCGTGAAAAAGTGATCGACTTCAGCCGTGCTTACGCACCGTTCTTCCTTGGCGTATTTGGTCCGAAAGGCGAAGAAATCAAAGATGCGGCGGCGCTGAGCGGCAAATCCATCGGCGTAACCCGTGGTGCGGTAGAAGATATGGTTCTGACCGGTATCGCTCCGAAAGATGCCGAGGTGAAACGTTACGAAGATAACAACACCACGCTGTCTGCTTATCTTTCAGGTCAGGTGCAGTTTATCGCCACCGGTAACCTGGTCGTCGCAGCGATTGCCCGTCAGAACCCGGCCAAAGCCCCGGTGGCGCAGTTTATGCTGAAAGACTCCCCGTGCTTTATCGGTCTGAAGAAAGACGAGCCAGCGCTGAAAGATAAAGTGAATGCGCTTATCGGGCAGGGCATTAAAGATGGCACCCTGAACAAACTGTCCGAAGAGTGGCTGAAAGCGCCACTGCCGGCCAACCTCGGCGCATAA
- a CDS encoding pyridoxal phosphate-dependent aminotransferase, translated as MTQHNLIPESKLPALGTTIFTQMSALAQQYNAINLSQGFPDFDGPRYLQERLAYHVSQGANQYAPMTGALPLREAIAAKTAELYGHQPDVNSDITVTAGATEALYAAITALVRPGDEVICFDPSYDSYAPAVQLAGGVLKRIALQPPGFRVDWAEFRSLLSAKTRLVILNTPHNPSATVWRKSDYAALWQAIAEQEIYVLSDEVYEHICFAEEGHASVLAHAELRQRAIAVSSFGKTFHMTGWKVGYCVAPAAISAEIRKVHQYLTFSVNTPAQLAIADMLRAEPEHYRELPEFYRARRDRLVQALAKSRFEVLPCEGTYFLLADYSAISDLDDVSFCQWLTKEVGVAAIPLSVFCADPFPHKLIRLCFAKQEATLDAAAERLCQL; from the coding sequence ATGACGCAGCACAACCTGATTCCCGAGAGCAAATTACCGGCGCTCGGCACCACCATTTTTACCCAAATGAGCGCGCTGGCGCAGCAATATAACGCTATCAACCTGTCTCAGGGCTTCCCTGATTTTGATGGTCCACGTTACTTACAGGAGCGCCTGGCGTATCACGTCAGCCAGGGAGCAAACCAGTACGCCCCGATGACCGGTGCGCTGCCGCTGCGCGAAGCCATCGCCGCCAAAACCGCTGAGTTGTATGGCCACCAGCCAGACGTCAACAGCGATATTACCGTCACCGCCGGTGCCACCGAAGCCTTATATGCCGCCATCACCGCGTTGGTGCGCCCGGGCGATGAAGTGATCTGTTTCGATCCCAGCTACGACAGCTATGCCCCGGCGGTACAACTGGCTGGTGGCGTGCTGAAACGCATCGCCTTGCAGCCACCGGGTTTCCGCGTCGACTGGGCTGAATTCCGCAGCCTGCTGAGTGCTAAAACCCGTCTGGTGATCCTGAATACGCCGCACAATCCTTCCGCCACCGTATGGCGCAAAAGCGATTACGCTGCGCTGTGGCAGGCGATCGCCGAGCAGGAAATCTATGTCCTGAGCGATGAAGTTTACGAGCACATCTGCTTCGCCGAAGAGGGACACGCCAGCGTGCTGGCCCATGCCGAACTGCGTCAGCGGGCAATTGCCGTGTCATCTTTTGGTAAAACCTTCCATATGACCGGCTGGAAAGTGGGTTACTGCGTAGCACCGGCCGCCATCAGCGCCGAGATCCGCAAAGTGCATCAGTATCTCACCTTTTCGGTGAATACCCCGGCGCAACTGGCGATTGCCGATATGCTACGTGCCGAGCCAGAACATTATCGTGAGCTGCCGGAATTTTACCGCGCCCGTCGCGATCGTCTGGTGCAGGCGCTGGCGAAAAGCCGCTTTGAAGTGCTGCCATGTGAAGGCACCTACTTCCTGCTGGCGGATTACAGCGCGATTTCCGATCTGGATGACGTCAGCTTCTGCCAGTGGCTGACCAAAGAAGTTGGCGTAGCGGCCATTCCGCTGTCGGTATTTTGCGCCGATCCGTTCCCGCATAAGCTGATCCGCCTGTGCTTTGCTAAACAGGAAGCGACGCTCGACGCCGCAGCGGAGCGTTTATGTCAGCTTTAA
- a CDS encoding amino acid ABC transporter ATP-binding protein encodes MPLITINQVQKYYGDNHVLKGVDLDIEMGEVISIIGRSGSGKSTLLRCMNGLEGYQEGSIKLGGMTITDRESQAREISRSVGMVFQSFNLFPHMTALENVMLAPRRVLKKSEAECRDLAKQMLEKVGLGERLDYYPANLSGGQQQRVAIARALAMQPKVLLCDEITSALDPELVGEVLKVLEQLAAEGMTLILVTHEMNFARDVGDRVVFMHQGRVWEQGDSKTLFANPQTAELKQFISTVRL; translated from the coding sequence ATGCCGCTCATCACCATTAATCAGGTACAGAAGTACTACGGCGACAACCACGTCCTTAAAGGTGTCGATCTCGATATCGAAATGGGCGAAGTGATCTCCATCATCGGACGGAGCGGATCGGGCAAAAGTACCCTGCTGCGCTGCATGAACGGGCTGGAAGGCTATCAGGAAGGCAGCATCAAACTGGGCGGGATGACCATTACCGACCGTGAATCGCAGGCGCGTGAAATCAGCCGCTCGGTCGGAATGGTGTTCCAGAGTTTTAACCTGTTCCCGCATATGACGGCGCTGGAAAACGTGATGCTGGCTCCGCGCCGCGTGCTGAAAAAAAGCGAAGCCGAATGCCGGGACCTGGCGAAGCAGATGCTGGAAAAAGTTGGCCTCGGTGAACGCCTGGATTATTACCCGGCCAATCTCTCGGGTGGTCAGCAGCAGCGTGTGGCGATCGCCCGTGCGCTGGCAATGCAACCCAAAGTATTACTTTGTGACGAGATCACCTCCGCACTCGATCCCGAGCTGGTGGGTGAAGTGTTGAAAGTGCTGGAGCAGCTGGCTGCCGAAGGTATGACGCTGATTCTCGTGACACACGAAATGAACTTCGCCCGCGATGTGGGTGATCGAGTGGTCTTTATGCATCAGGGGCGCGTCTGGGAGCAGGGCGACAGCAAAACGTTGTTCGCCAATCCGCAAACGGCGGAGTTGAAACAGTTTATCTCGACGGTCCGTCTCTAA
- the uraD gene encoding 2-oxo-4-hydroxy-4-carboxy-5-ureidoimidazoline decarboxylase, whose protein sequence is MKLENFNQLSPAEAQAAIAHCVAIPAWQQALVAARPFSNPQQLLAEAERLAQQWQGAELEQALSAHPRIGEKAAGEDKEATFSRSEQSAMLDANGALQFAMLAGNQRYEQRFGRVFLIRAKGRSGEEMLAELQRRLNNDVVTEQQEALTQLREITLLRLKESIA, encoded by the coding sequence ATGAAGCTGGAAAACTTTAATCAGTTGTCGCCCGCGGAGGCGCAGGCGGCGATTGCCCATTGTGTCGCCATTCCTGCCTGGCAACAGGCGCTGGTGGCAGCGCGTCCATTCAGCAACCCACAACAGTTGCTGGCTGAGGCGGAGCGTCTGGCGCAGCAGTGGCAGGGTGCGGAGCTGGAGCAGGCGCTGAGTGCACATCCTCGCATCGGGGAAAAAGCCGCTGGCGAAGACAAAGAAGCCACGTTTTCGCGCAGTGAGCAATCGGCGATGCTGGATGCCAACGGCGCGTTACAATTTGCCATGCTGGCGGGTAATCAGCGTTATGAACAGCGCTTTGGCCGGGTGTTTTTGATTCGTGCCAAAGGGCGTAGCGGTGAAGAGATGCTGGCAGAACTGCAACGTCGGCTTAACAATGATGTCGTGACCGAACAGCAAGAAGCGCTGACGCAACTGCGGGAAATTACCTTATTAAGGTTAAAGGAGAGCATCGCATGA
- the uraH gene encoding hydroxyisourate hydrolase produces the protein MSTITTHILDTALGKPAIGVAVALEQDSPEGWLLLAQGHTDADGRIKDLTPEPLAPGHYRLVAEIGDYFAATGRDALYVSAQIDFVLGETGSHYHLPFLISPWSWSTYRGS, from the coding sequence ATGAGTACCATCACCACGCATATTCTGGACACCGCGCTGGGTAAACCGGCGATTGGGGTGGCGGTCGCGCTGGAGCAGGACAGCCCGGAGGGATGGTTGCTGCTGGCACAGGGCCACACCGATGCTGACGGGCGAATTAAAGACCTGACACCGGAGCCGTTAGCACCGGGGCATTATCGTCTGGTTGCCGAGATTGGTGATTATTTTGCAGCAACAGGGCGTGACGCGTTATACGTCAGTGCCCAGATCGATTTTGTGCTGGGTGAAACCGGCAGCCATTATCATCTGCCGTTTCTGATTTCGCCCTGGTCGTGGTCGACTTATCGCGGTAGTTGA
- a CDS encoding amino acid ABC transporter permease → MTTFTDWDIVRNLLLAARWTILLSLVAFFGGTLVTLPLLFLRLLRKPWLMRVIRGYTELFQGTPLLMQLFLAFFGVALFGIDVAPWTAASLALTLYTSAFLVDIWYGSIRALPKGQWEASRCLGLTFGQTLYRVVAPQAIRIAIAPTVGFAVQVIKGTALASIIGFVELTKAGTILNNVTYQPFKVFGLVALGYFLMCYPLSRYSQYLEKKFNAAHHH, encoded by the coding sequence ATGACCACGTTTACCGATTGGGATATCGTGCGCAACCTGCTGCTGGCGGCGCGCTGGACGATTTTGCTGTCGCTGGTGGCCTTCTTTGGTGGCACGCTGGTGACCCTGCCGCTGCTGTTTCTGCGCCTGCTGCGTAAGCCGTGGCTGATGCGGGTGATTCGTGGTTATACCGAACTGTTCCAGGGGACGCCGCTGCTGATGCAGTTGTTTCTGGCTTTCTTCGGTGTCGCACTGTTTGGCATCGACGTTGCCCCCTGGACCGCTGCCTCACTGGCGTTGACGCTCTACACCAGCGCCTTTCTGGTGGATATCTGGTACGGCAGCATCCGTGCCTTGCCGAAAGGGCAGTGGGAAGCCTCGCGCTGCCTGGGCCTGACCTTCGGCCAGACGCTGTATCGCGTGGTTGCCCCGCAGGCAATCCGCATTGCCATCGCCCCAACGGTCGGTTTTGCCGTGCAGGTGATCAAGGGCACCGCGCTGGCTTCAATCATTGGTTTTGTCGAACTGACTAAAGCCGGCACCATTCTGAACAACGTGACTTATCAGCCGTTTAAGGTATTTGGCCTGGTGGCGTTGGGTTACTTCCTGATGTGTTATCCGCTGTCGCGTTACAGCCAGTACCTGGAGAAAAAATTCAATGCCGCTCATCACCATTAA
- a CDS encoding gamma-glutamyltransferase family protein, with amino-acid sequence MIQSNMAPLGMAVTPHHLASESALAVLREGGNAIEAMVAAAATVAVVYPHMNGLGGDGFWLIVPPGGDPIAIDASGAAGSLAHFDFYHGATKIPHRGPKAALTVAGTVSGWQEALAFSAELGSPALPLARLLRDAIRYAADGIPVTASQAAATAAKRDELQDQPGFAANFLPDGEIPAAGSRFTQPALANTLSLLCEQGLDSFYRGELAHHLAREMSALGMPITLEDLQRQQARRCTPLHLAHSEGDIWNMTPPTQGLVSLAILGITDRLNMAEADDAQTVHRIVEATKKAFGLRDQHITDPRHIDIDVQSLLDADHLAGLAAQIDDATAAPWGTGKGPGDTVWMGVMDSSGLAVSFIQSIYHEFGSGVVLPGTGITWQNRGAAFSLQPGHLLALAPGKQPFHTLNPAAARLKDGRTMVYGSMGGDGQPQTQAAIFTRHVIQGLPLQQAVSAPRWLLGRTWGQSSDSLKLEARFAPETVQQLRELGHEVELLPDFSEVVGHAGAIIRHNNGMFEGAFDPRSNGSAAGF; translated from the coding sequence ATGATACAGAGCAATATGGCCCCGTTAGGTATGGCCGTAACCCCGCATCATCTCGCCAGTGAAAGTGCCTTAGCCGTGCTGCGCGAAGGTGGCAACGCCATCGAAGCTATGGTGGCGGCTGCCGCCACTGTCGCCGTGGTTTACCCGCATATGAATGGTTTAGGTGGCGATGGCTTCTGGCTGATCGTGCCTCCCGGTGGTGATCCGATCGCCATTGACGCCAGCGGTGCTGCCGGTTCACTGGCGCACTTTGATTTCTACCACGGCGCAACAAAAATTCCACACCGTGGCCCCAAAGCGGCCCTGACCGTGGCCGGTACCGTCAGCGGCTGGCAGGAGGCGCTGGCCTTCTCTGCTGAGTTGGGCAGCCCGGCACTGCCGCTGGCACGTCTGCTGCGCGATGCCATCCGCTACGCGGCCGACGGTATTCCCGTCACCGCTTCACAGGCGGCAGCGACAGCAGCGAAACGTGATGAATTACAGGATCAGCCCGGTTTTGCCGCCAACTTTTTACCCGATGGCGAAATACCTGCCGCAGGCAGCCGCTTTACCCAACCGGCGCTGGCGAACACGCTGAGTTTGTTGTGCGAACAGGGGTTAGACAGTTTTTATCGCGGTGAGCTGGCGCACCATCTGGCGCGTGAGATGTCCGCGCTGGGTATGCCGATCACGCTGGAAGATTTGCAACGCCAACAGGCACGCCGCTGCACGCCGTTGCATCTGGCCCACAGCGAAGGCGACATCTGGAACATGACCCCGCCGACCCAGGGGCTGGTATCGCTGGCGATTCTCGGCATCACCGATCGCCTCAACATGGCGGAAGCGGATGACGCGCAGACCGTGCACCGCATCGTTGAAGCCACCAAGAAAGCCTTTGGCCTGCGTGACCAACATATTACCGATCCGCGTCATATCGACATTGATGTGCAGAGCCTGCTGGATGCTGATCATCTGGCTGGCCTCGCCGCGCAGATTGATGATGCGACCGCCGCCCCCTGGGGCACCGGCAAAGGCCCCGGTGATACCGTGTGGATGGGGGTGATGGACAGCAGCGGGCTGGCAGTCTCCTTTATCCAGAGCATTTACCACGAATTCGGTAGTGGCGTGGTGCTGCCGGGTACCGGCATCACCTGGCAAAACCGCGGTGCGGCTTTCAGTTTACAGCCGGGCCACCTGTTGGCGCTGGCACCAGGCAAACAGCCCTTCCATACCCTTAACCCGGCGGCGGCACGGCTGAAAGATGGCCGCACTATGGTTTACGGTTCAATGGGTGGCGATGGTCAGCCACAGACCCAGGCGGCGATCTTTACCCGTCATGTGATTCAGGGGCTGCCGTTGCAACAGGCGGTGAGCGCACCACGCTGGCTGCTGGGCCGCACCTGGGGACAATCCTCTGACTCCCTCAAGCTGGAAGCGCGTTTCGCGCCGGAAACGGTGCAGCAATTACGCGAGCTGGGTCATGAAGTGGAGCTGTTGCCCGATTTTAGTGAGGTGGTGGGTCACGCAGGTGCCATCATCCGTCATAACAACGGCATGTTTGAAGGCGCATTTGACCCTCGCAGCAACGGCAGCGCCGCAGGTTTCTAA